One genomic window of Methanosarcina acetivorans C2A includes the following:
- a CDS encoding PQQ-binding-like beta-propeller repeat protein yields the protein MNLTKYLLLLFFAGFLLIMPASATTYDLYPDDPSGTAYDILQNQTQSGDTLFFHAGTYTRNELGIYFCSFRYDDIVLEGENYSTVTFDLGDTFYMGTAGSITNNSTISNITFIPNADKKADLNLRYSSDCIIKNCEFSGKQTRPFIDFYNGGSNNTLVFNQIKDNADRGIRFYNGSAGVYNGIADNRIYLNNFQNNTQDVYEKGMENMPNPVYWHSPEPLAYTYKGKTFTGYMGNYWDKYTGVDANGDGIGDTPYDLGDCGQDDYPLMAPFENYTITESPSELFFEPSDTVMAGPGDTAEIELLADELPEGFSTYVLNISVTDPEIARISGVSFPAWADTTSSTEIPAASVEIKASDLNQQVEAGASNVTLATIGLESLGYGTSNLTVSVESFKDDSENPVTLRTMEAGLKIPDSDWSQFQKDSSNTGYGFSSAPTRDPEVLWQNLTSSEQEPCGSGGINAPPVVSGNTVFVTAGNASVWAFDKDTGDLIWSKEMGGSLTQTATPALGDGKLFVPTLGGDLYALDPETGNELWNTHITDGSLECPLTYYDHKLYIGDGLKGGNGTKYYYCYDDNGSFIWKHENTNSSGFIWSGSVVVGNYLVYPVFEGKMVCLEKDTGTFVDEVDFSKSSDVSFALSDPGMFRSSVTYADGALYTSSERGQETGYCFKVGFNPDTGQFLDTGWTASIGFSTSTPVVYNGRVYVGHGEHGETGSMFCLNDSDGAIIWETPISGGIKSSPVISVEDGNPYIYFTEAIVDGSIYCLNPDGTLAWHYNPPEDSAYTLQGAALSDEKVYYGTDNGYLYCIGQGEALPPTADFSSDKQTGSFPLTVSFKDMSFNANKFLWDFGDGNTSTEVNPVHTYTAAGSYTVTLTVENNHGEDTKVVEDYIYAVKVPTIWPVKSGGSIQAAINSADSGDIIKVYPGEYHEVLTIDKNLTLKGIRDPVLNASGFTGSSGITISADDVEISGFEITGTEEMCFAINVNAKNALIEDNLIDDCAEGVWLQGTENTLRQNNISNCWDFAAVLDAAGGNRIYQNTFLNNNGEYEGSSSHISGGSGSSFQSPEPVEYLWEGEKLTGYMGNYYDDYTGNDSDGDGIGDTAYAAGAGTDQYPLVMPYSNYVEEQNESIPEDSWYQFHGKIDHLGYSESGPKTNRTEWISEDIDAISSSSSVIAEGKVFVICGGSGMEDSTDSTSRLAALDEFTGELVWNATIPATVYGSWASPAYDNGMVFTATGPELGCYNAETGEKLWSFNNTVGSKGAVNSGPAIADGMVVFSDWDGSHYYCLDEDTGYLLWSFEAEGYAQSVPAYEDGKFYLASWEYGDLNQGHAYCVDAITGDPIWHINLEQNFCGSPAYRDGVLYLTTYNFYGTSDFLALDATDGSVIWQQTIESTDSTPAFAYGNVYVCGGCEGFSNVQTYCFNASTGEKVWETPSLTGEEGGIGGWTCSVAVADGLAYVGTEGGGYFSYNDLYALDAFTGEVVWHIPHAGSTPALSDGMLFSIGADQKVYAFKDSLSSPIANFSADITSGNAPLTVNFTDQSTGTVSSYSWDFDNDGTVDSTEKNPSYTYTSAGTYTANLTVTNAEGRDSEVKTDYITVSEPSTPAEPVAAFTADVTSGTAPLTVNFTDQSSGTPTAWAWDFDNDGNVDSSEQNPGYTYNAAGNYTVNLTVENAAGTDFELKSDYIEVSEASGSTVTLYFDPESSSVSENEFTEINIVASNFPAGLSGYNLTVAIDDPAVAEIVDIEYPTWALITQNSTLPGSSIYMKTVDLEDAVQEGAANVVLATLTVSGKEKGSANLSIGVKRLEEDSGDSIEPALLAGTIEVTLLSPLPDQEYAPKDLDGDGLYEDLTGNGEFSFVDIVAYFHNMDWIEENMPVEYFDFNGNGRIDFDDVVDMFGMI from the coding sequence ATGAATTTGACAAAATACCTTCTGCTCCTTTTTTTTGCAGGCTTTCTGCTCATTATGCCTGCATCCGCAACGACATATGATCTCTACCCGGATGATCCTTCCGGAACAGCATACGATATCCTGCAGAATCAGACTCAGTCTGGAGATACGCTCTTTTTCCATGCCGGAACTTATACACGGAATGAATTGGGAATTTATTTCTGTTCTTTTCGATATGATGATATTGTCTTAGAAGGAGAAAATTACTCTACTGTGACTTTTGATCTGGGAGATACATTTTATATGGGGACTGCCGGAAGTATAACAAATAATTCTACAATAAGTAATATTACTTTTATACCGAATGCTGACAAAAAAGCAGACCTGAACCTGCGTTACTCTTCTGATTGCATTATCAAAAACTGTGAATTTAGTGGGAAACAAACACGTCCTTTTATTGATTTTTATAATGGTGGTTCGAACAATACTTTAGTATTCAATCAAATTAAAGATAATGCAGACAGAGGCATTCGTTTCTACAATGGAAGCGCTGGTGTTTACAATGGAATAGCTGATAATAGGATCTACCTAAACAATTTCCAGAATAATACACAAGATGTTTATGAAAAAGGAATGGAAAATATGCCTAATCCCGTTTACTGGCATTCTCCCGAACCCCTGGCGTATACTTACAAAGGCAAGACCTTTACAGGCTACATGGGAAATTACTGGGATAAGTATACGGGAGTTGATGCCAATGGAGACGGGATCGGGGATACTCCCTATGACCTCGGTGATTGCGGCCAGGACGACTATCCTCTCATGGCTCCTTTTGAAAATTATACAATAACCGAATCTCCCTCTGAACTCTTTTTTGAACCTTCGGATACCGTGATGGCAGGCCCTGGAGATACTGCTGAAATAGAACTTCTTGCTGACGAACTGCCCGAAGGTTTCTCTACTTACGTACTGAATATAAGTGTAACCGATCCCGAGATCGCCCGGATTTCGGGAGTTTCCTTCCCTGCATGGGCGGACACAACCAGTTCAACTGAAATTCCGGCAGCGTCTGTGGAGATCAAAGCTTCCGACCTTAACCAGCAGGTAGAAGCCGGGGCTTCGAACGTGACCCTTGCAACCATAGGCCTCGAATCCCTGGGCTACGGGACTTCGAATCTCACAGTAAGCGTGGAGAGTTTTAAAGACGATTCTGAAAACCCCGTGACACTCAGGACTATGGAAGCAGGCCTCAAAATCCCTGATTCCGACTGGTCCCAGTTCCAGAAAGACAGCTCCAACACCGGGTACGGCTTCAGTTCTGCCCCAACCCGGGACCCGGAAGTCCTCTGGCAGAACCTTACTTCTTCGGAGCAGGAACCCTGCGGGAGCGGAGGCATAAATGCCCCGCCAGTGGTTTCAGGAAATACTGTTTTCGTAACTGCCGGAAATGCCTCGGTCTGGGCCTTTGATAAAGATACGGGAGACCTGATCTGGTCAAAAGAAATGGGCGGCAGTTTAACACAGACAGCAACTCCTGCCCTGGGAGACGGAAAACTCTTTGTCCCGACCCTTGGAGGAGACCTCTACGCCCTTGACCCGGAAACCGGAAACGAGCTCTGGAACACACACATAACTGACGGAAGCCTGGAATGTCCCCTTACCTATTACGACCATAAGCTCTACATCGGAGACGGCCTTAAAGGAGGAAACGGAACCAAATACTACTATTGCTACGACGACAACGGTAGTTTCATCTGGAAACACGAAAACACAAACAGTTCCGGCTTTATATGGAGCGGCTCGGTAGTTGTCGGAAATTACCTGGTCTACCCTGTCTTCGAAGGCAAGATGGTTTGTCTCGAAAAAGATACCGGAACCTTTGTAGATGAGGTTGATTTCAGTAAGAGTTCGGATGTCTCTTTTGCACTTTCCGACCCCGGGATGTTCAGAAGTTCGGTAACCTATGCTGATGGTGCATTGTATACATCCTCGGAAAGAGGCCAGGAAACAGGATACTGCTTCAAAGTAGGGTTCAACCCTGATACAGGCCAGTTCCTGGATACCGGCTGGACAGCTTCAATAGGGTTTTCAACCTCGACTCCCGTAGTGTATAACGGAAGGGTCTATGTGGGACATGGAGAACACGGCGAGACCGGGTCAATGTTCTGCCTGAACGATTCCGACGGGGCAATCATCTGGGAGACTCCGATCAGCGGAGGAATAAAGTCTTCACCTGTTATTTCGGTCGAAGATGGCAACCCGTACATCTATTTCACAGAAGCCATAGTGGATGGCTCGATTTACTGTCTGAACCCTGACGGGACCCTTGCCTGGCACTACAACCCTCCTGAGGATTCCGCATACACTCTGCAGGGTGCAGCTCTTTCCGACGAAAAGGTCTATTACGGAACAGATAACGGGTACCTATACTGCATCGGGCAGGGAGAAGCCCTTCCCCCAACGGCAGACTTCAGTTCGGACAAACAGACAGGGTCTTTCCCTCTGACTGTTTCCTTCAAAGATATGTCCTTTAATGCAAACAAATTCCTCTGGGACTTCGGGGACGGAAACACTTCAACTGAGGTAAACCCGGTCCACACATATACTGCCGCGGGCAGCTACACCGTAACCCTTACCGTTGAAAACAACCATGGAGAGGACACCAAAGTTGTAGAAGATTACATTTACGCAGTCAAAGTCCCAACCATCTGGCCGGTTAAAAGCGGAGGGTCTATCCAGGCAGCTATTAATTCAGCCGATTCAGGAGATATCATCAAGGTCTATCCCGGGGAGTACCACGAAGTCCTGACCATCGACAAGAATCTGACCCTAAAAGGCATCAGGGACCCTGTCCTGAATGCTTCGGGTTTCACAGGCTCTTCAGGAATAACCATAAGCGCTGACGATGTCGAGATCAGCGGCTTTGAAATTACAGGGACCGAAGAGATGTGCTTTGCAATTAACGTCAATGCAAAGAACGCACTGATAGAGGACAACCTTATAGATGACTGTGCCGAAGGGGTATGGTTACAGGGGACTGAAAACACTCTCCGGCAGAATAACATCTCTAACTGCTGGGACTTTGCAGCCGTGCTTGACGCTGCAGGAGGAAACCGGATCTACCAGAACACCTTCCTCAATAACAATGGAGAATATGAAGGATCAAGCAGCCATATTTCAGGAGGTTCAGGTTCCTCCTTCCAGAGCCCCGAACCCGTAGAATACCTCTGGGAAGGAGAAAAACTGACAGGGTACATGGGTAATTACTACGATGACTACACAGGAAATGACTCTGATGGAGACGGAATAGGGGATACGGCTTACGCTGCAGGTGCAGGAACCGATCAGTACCCGCTTGTGATGCCGTACTCAAATTATGTTGAAGAGCAAAACGAGTCCATTCCTGAAGATTCCTGGTACCAGTTCCACGGAAAGATTGACCACCTTGGCTACTCCGAAAGCGGGCCAAAAACAAACCGGACCGAGTGGATAAGTGAGGATATTGACGCTATCAGCAGTTCTTCTAGCGTAATTGCTGAAGGGAAAGTCTTCGTGATATGTGGTGGCTCAGGAATGGAGGACAGTACGGACAGCACTTCCCGGTTAGCAGCCCTAGACGAATTTACAGGGGAACTGGTATGGAACGCCACCATCCCGGCAACAGTATACGGTTCGTGGGCCTCCCCTGCTTACGATAACGGCATGGTATTTACAGCAACGGGACCGGAACTCGGATGTTACAATGCGGAAACCGGAGAGAAACTCTGGAGCTTTAACAACACGGTTGGAAGCAAGGGGGCGGTTAATAGTGGACCGGCTATCGCAGATGGTATGGTGGTCTTCAGCGACTGGGACGGAAGCCATTATTACTGTCTTGACGAGGACACAGGATACCTGCTCTGGAGTTTTGAAGCAGAAGGATATGCGCAGTCAGTACCGGCATACGAGGACGGAAAGTTCTACCTGGCAAGCTGGGAATATGGGGATTTAAATCAGGGACATGCTTACTGCGTGGATGCAATAACAGGGGATCCGATCTGGCATATCAATCTCGAACAGAACTTCTGCGGGTCTCCTGCCTACAGAGACGGCGTCCTCTACCTGACAACCTACAACTTCTACGGGACGAGTGACTTTCTTGCCCTGGACGCCACTGACGGCAGCGTAATCTGGCAGCAGACTATCGAAAGTACGGATTCAACTCCTGCTTTTGCCTATGGAAATGTCTACGTTTGCGGAGGCTGCGAAGGCTTTTCCAATGTGCAGACCTACTGTTTCAACGCAAGTACGGGAGAAAAAGTCTGGGAAACCCCTTCCCTGACAGGAGAGGAAGGAGGAATAGGAGGCTGGACATGTTCGGTTGCGGTAGCTGACGGGCTTGCCTACGTCGGGACCGAAGGCGGCGGATATTTCAGTTACAATGACCTCTATGCCCTGGACGCCTTTACGGGAGAAGTGGTCTGGCACATCCCCCATGCAGGATCGACCCCGGCACTTTCGGACGGTATGCTTTTCAGCATAGGAGCGGACCAGAAAGTCTATGCCTTCAAGGACTCACTCTCTTCACCTATTGCCAACTTCTCTGCAGACATAACATCAGGCAATGCACCGTTGACAGTCAACTTCACCGACCAGTCAACAGGCACTGTTTCGTCCTATTCGTGGGACTTTGATAACGACGGAACTGTGGACTCAACTGAGAAGAACCCCTCGTATACATATACTTCAGCCGGTACTTACACTGCCAACCTTACGGTTACAAATGCAGAAGGAAGAGATTCCGAGGTAAAGACCGATTATATCACAGTATCCGAACCATCTACGCCTGCAGAACCGGTTGCTGCTTTCACTGCGGATGTAACTAGCGGCACTGCTCCTCTAACAGTTAACTTTACCGACCAGTCCTCAGGTACACCTACTGCCTGGGCATGGGACTTTGACAACGACGGAAACGTGGACTCAAGCGAACAGAACCCGGGCTACACTTATAATGCAGCCGGAAATTACACCGTAAATCTGACTGTGGAAAATGCTGCAGGGACTGACTTTGAGTTAAAATCGGATTACATAGAAGTTTCCGAAGCTTCCGGGTCAACCGTTACTCTCTATTTCGATCCGGAAAGTTCCTCAGTTTCAGAAAACGAATTTACTGAAATAAATATCGTTGCCAGTAATTTCCCTGCAGGTCTTTCAGGCTACAACCTGACTGTTGCTATCGACGACCCGGCTGTTGCCGAGATAGTTGATATAGAGTACCCGACCTGGGCTCTGATTACTCAGAACTCTACCCTTCCAGGCTCTTCTATCTACATGAAGACTGTTGACCTGGAAGATGCCGTTCAGGAAGGAGCAGCAAATGTTGTGCTTGCTACTCTCACGGTTTCTGGAAAGGAGAAAGGATCTGCGAACCTTTCGATAGGGGTTAAACGTCTGGAAGAAGATTCCGGAGACTCTATCGAACCAGCTCTCCTGGCAGGGACAATTGAGGTGACCCTTCTGTCGCCCCTGCCTGATCAGGAATATGCCCCTAAGGACCTTGACGGAGATGGCCTCTACGAAGACCTCACAGGAAACGGGGAGTTCAGTTTCGTAGATATAGTGGCATACTTCCATAACATGGACTGGATAGAGGAAAATATGCCGGTGGAGTACTTCGACTTCAACGGGAATGGGAGGATAGACTTTGATGATGTTGTGGACATGTTTGGAATGATATAA